In Uranotaenia lowii strain MFRU-FL chromosome 2, ASM2978415v1, whole genome shotgun sequence, one genomic interval encodes:
- the LOC129742206 gene encoding uncharacterized protein LOC129742206: MAEDYQFPCCDEGSDFDSCVRCNKCEAWYHFCCVNIDEEDVEGMLWYCNKCICLEPSLLESFGAVGQTATRRQPHRAAKKKGSKEPAVGPGSRSSLLSNAVSNSGPGTIEARSEAKIRKSGSETSKRSVREAAKRELQRMHEISMKKMEEEEIERKLLEHKLKTVQREREEMVSRHEQERLAEEDSDSSEDNSGEGEADAFLEKVEAWNADQENQHLEDPLRETLEIPAQVKQSTMNRDENKQRSSGAKPKSNFGRREVLPANISSIASDFEAPCGVMRKGLQGIRKEPTHLQIAARQVYPKTLPKFSGRPEEWPIFISAFEQANESCGFTDAENLVRLQEALLGKALETVRNRLLLPGNVPKIIEKLRKRFGNPEILSTMLAYRIQRLAGPSSEDLESLIEFGSAVEEFTEHMKAAKLFDHLKNPILMQSLVQKLPSCYVMEWVEFKRRWSVVDLETFGNFMEELVDKALEGTFEQFSADDIMKGKKKEKLGTKGFVNSTDGETLNQCCMCTQKESATDIQKPQQAGGVIRSVTNDRCCSVCRKPGHFGRNCNEFLKLNIEERWRTTNRLQLCPLCIFNHGGKECYSKRRCNVNQCQKRHHPMLHWEETTGSYTIRNCNNHHRSDHSVLFRIMPVTLYSSEKQVHALALIDEGSSVTLIDNDLANQLGAEGEREPLQMSWANGINSTENESLKLNLKISGRGSTHKYNLLDARTVKNLDLPMQELSKSELERKYKHIQDVTIPSYSVSAPKLLIGINNIHLIAPLQSRVGELGEPIAVQCKLGWTLYGPRPRVVSNVFFIGHHRCNCDKCCKTDREMNDALKQFFQLEAVGVSSVPLESKEDQRAREILHKTTRRVGEHFETGLLWKEDEISFPESYKMAVNRMHSFEARMNRNPGVKEAIEQQIEEYIARGYAHRITPRELRETTPEKIWYLPLNYVTHPKKPEKIRLIWDAAAKVKGVSLNDKLLKGPDMITSLPAVINGFRERKIAFGGDIRQMFHQIQIRTEDRQAQRFLYRSNTYEEPQIYVMDVVTFGARCSPCISQFVKNLNAREHENESPEAVEAIVKKHFVDDYFDSADTEEEAVKRAVSVKSIHAAGGFEIRNWVSNSANVLEKLEASISEPREDKLIKIGGDVERVLGVSWSSKDDVFQFSTEMCRDLRPYMTEGAWPTKRIALKCVMSMFDPKQFLAPLLIHGRILMQDVWRSGIGWDDNLEEAQFKQWLRWIELFPLIEKVRIPRCYLGNMASSAYESIQLHVFTDAGEDAYGCVAYFRFVCEGSIHCSFVEAKAKVSPLQHMSVPRKELQAAELGTRLAKSISETHSFSITQRVMWTDSRAVYSWVRSDRRKYKEFVAHRVGQILSITNPEDWRWVPTRSNPADDVTKWGKATEVHSCSRWFKGPDFLYEAEESWPEQCHTLINVEEEFRARVLFHEILLPEGLFHRIDQISRWNVLVRMVATVYRYVSNCRRLAKDSPIEALPTNEDESKKSKIPYIVSPLRQEEYMLAENCLWRIAQNEEYGDEIVILTRNQKLPEERKIPLERSSALYDKSPFLDEYGVIRMEGRTEAAEYMTYDSKFPIILPKKHLVTKKLVEYFHQQSAHGSREMVVNEIRQRFYIGNVRSLVEKVSRECLWCKIQKAKPSIPRMAPLPRQRMAAGAEPFSFVGIDYFGPLDVAVGRRREKRWVALFTCMTTRAPCEQQRVKRHQKRLNVLQVPEWERRKESKGEKIDGGAAMRCRSRGDAKRLVSWEQAAFKHGRLFLNGKLKQLPKSYPIPSGGSSTDPLATSQAPTSRVPL; encoded by the exons ATGGCCGAAGACTACCAATTTCCGTGCTGCGATGAAGGAAGCGACTTTGATTCCTGTGTCCGCTGCAACAAATGTGAAGCGTGGTACCATTTCTGCTGCGTCAACATCGATGAAGAGGACGTGGAGGGAATGCTTTGGTATTGTAATAAATGTATTTGTTTGGAACCATCCCTTCTGGAATCCTTTGGAGCAGTTGGACAAACTGCAACTCGTCGGCAGCCACATAGGGCAGCCAAAAAGAAAGGTAGTAAAGAGCCTGCAGTCG GTCCAGGTTCTAGAAGTAGCTTGTTGTCAAATGCAGTATCAAATAGCGGTCCCGGTACAATTGAAGCGCGAAGTGAGGCTAAAATAAGGAAAAGTGGAAGTGAGACATCAAAAAGATCAGTGCGTGAAGCAGCTAAGCGAGAACTGCAACGAATGCATGAAATCAGTATGAAgaaaatggaagaagaagaaatcGAGAGAAAGTTGTTAGAACATAAGCTTAAAACAGTTCAACGTGAACGAGAAGAAATGGTATCCAGGCACGAACAGGAGAGGCTTGCTGAAGAAGACAGCGATTCAAGTGAAGATAATTCGGGCGAAGGAGAGGCAGATGCTTTTCTCGAGAAGGTTGAAGCATGGAATGCAgatcaggaaaatcaacatttagAAGATCCGTTGCGAGAAACCTTGGAGATACCTGCTCAAGTGAAACAATCGACCATGAATCGAGACGAAAACAAGCAGCGGTCGTCAGGagctaaaccaaagtcgaactTTGGTCGTCGTGAAGTGCTTCCAGCCAACATAAGCAGCATAGCGAGTGATTTCGAGGCTCCATGTGGTGTAATGAGGAAAGGTTTACAAGGAATTCGAAAAGAACCAACACATCTACAGATAGCTGCCCGACAAGTGTATCCTAAAACCTTGCCCAAGTTTTCAGGAAGACCAGAAGAGTGGCCGATATTTATTAGTGCATTTGAACAAGCTAATGAATCTTGTGGATTCACTGACGCAGAGAATTTGGTGAGGCTTCAAGAAGCATTGCTGGGGAAAGCACTGGAAACTGTGCGCAACCGTCTGCTGCTTCCAGGAAACGTTCCTAAAATCATCGAGAAGCTCCGCAAAAGGTTTGGAAATCCTGAAATCCTATCCACTATGCTAGCATACCGAATACAACGTCTTGCAGGCCCCAGTTCAGAAGATCTTGAATCGTTGATCGAATTCGGCAGTGCTGTGGAAGAGTTTACCGAACACATGAAAGCGGCGAAACTTTTCGATCATCTCAAAAATCCAATCCTTATGCAAAGTCTTGTACAAAAACTCCCTTCGTGTTATGTTATGGAGTGGGTTGAGTTTAAACGTCGCTGGTCTGTGGTTGATTTGGAAACATTTGGAAATTTTATGGAGGAATTAGTCGATAAAGCGTTGGAAGGAACTTTTGAGCAATTTAGTGCAGACGACATAATGAAAGGCAAGAAGAAGGAGAAACTTGGAACGAAAGGATTTGTTAATTCTACAGACGGCGAGACACTGAATCAATGTTGTATGTGTACCCAAAAGGAATCGGCGACAGATATACAAAAACCCCAACAAGCTGGCGGAGTCATTCGTTCAGTGACAAACGATCGCTGCTGTTCAGTTTGTAGGAAACCCGGTCACTTTGGAAGAAACTGCAACgagtttttaaagttgaacatAGAAGAGAGATGGAGGACTACGAATCGATTACAATTATGCCCATTATGCATCTTCAACCACGGTGGAAAGGAGTGTTATTCGAAACGAAGATGTAATGTTAACCAGTGTCAAAAAAGACATCACCCAATGTTACACTGGGAGGAAACTACGGGATCATATACCATCAGAAATTGCAACAACCATCATCGCTCAGATCACTCTGTTCTCTTTCGGATTATGCCTGTTACTCTATATAGTTCGGAGAAGCAAGTCCATGCACTAGCTCTTATCGACGAGGGTTCTTCTGTTACCTTGATAGATAATGATTTAGCAAATCAGTTGGGAGCAGAAGGAGAACGAGAACCATTACAAATGTCGTGGGCCAATGGAATTAATTCAACTGAGAACGAATCGTTGAAGTTAAATCTTAAGATTTCTGGTAGAGGAAGTACCCATAAGTATAATTTGCTTGATGCCAGAACGGTTAAAAATCTGGATTTACCCATGCAAGAGCTTAGTAAATCTGAGTTGGAAAGGAAGTACAAACATATCCAAGATGTCACAATTCCATCCTACAGCGTTTCTGCTCCTAAGCTTTTGATCGGCATCAACAATATCCATTTGATTGCCCCTCTCCAATCACGTGTAGGTGAACTTGGCGAACCCATAGCAGTTCAGTGCAAGCTTGGTTGGACACTGTATGGACCAAGGCCTCGAGTTGTATCAAATGTATTTTTCATCGGGCACCATCGTTGTAACTGTGATAAGTGTTGCAAGACAGATCGTGAAATGAACGACgctttgaaacaattcttcCAGCTCGAAGCTGTTGGTGTATCTTCTGTTCCTCTGGAATCGAAAGAAGATCAACGAGCGCGAGAGATTCTGCACAAAACGACTAGAAGAGTAGGTGAGCATTTCGAGACAGGTCTTCTGTGGAAAGAAGATGAAATATCTTTTCCAGAAAGCTACAAGATGGCCGTGAACCGAATGCATAGTTTCGAAGCTCGTATGAATCGAAATCCGGGAGTAAAAGAAGCGATCGAGCAACAGATAGAGGAGTATATAGCCAGAGGTTACGCGCATCGCATAACACCAAGAGAGCTCAGAGAGACGACGCCGGAAAAAATTTGGTATTTGCCGCTCAACTACGTGACTCACCCTAAGAAACCTGAAAAGATTCGACTTATATGGGATGCTGCAGCTAAGGTGAAAGGAGTGTCTTTGAACGATAAACTCCTGAAAGGACCCGATATGATCACTTCATTACCAGCTGTGATCAATGGATTTCGTGAGAGGAAAATTGCTTTCGGCGGTGACATACGGCAAATGTTTCACCAGATCCAGATTCGTACAGAAGATCGACAAGCCCAACGCTTCCTTTACCGATCGAATACATACGAAGAACCGCAGATTTATGTTATGGATGTCGTTACGTTTGGAGCTAGATGCTCCCCTTGTATTTCGCAGTTTGTGAAGAACCTAAATGCTCGCGAGCATGAGAATGAAAGTCCCGAAGCGGTAGAGGCTATcgtaaaaaaacatttcgtcGATGACTATTTCGACAGTGCAGATACGGAGGAAGAAGCTGTAAAAAGAGCAGTCAGTGTCAAATCAATTCACGCTGCTGGTGGATTTGAGATAAGAAATTGGGTCAGTAACTCTGCGAATGTTTTGGAAAAACTCGAAGCTTCGATTTCTGAACCAAGGGAAgacaaacttataaaaatagGAGGCGACGTAGAACGAGTTTTAGGAGTGAGCTGGAGTTCGAAAGATGATGTATTTCAATTTTCCACCGAAATGTGCAGAGATCTCAGGCCGTATATGACAGAAGGTGCATGGCCAACAAAACGGATAGCTCTAAAATGCGTTATGAGCATGTTCGACCCGAAGCAGTTTCTGGCACCACTGTTAATACACGGCAGAATACTTATGCAAGACGTGTGGCGTAGCGGTATCGGCTGGGATGATAATTTGGAGGAGGCTCAATTCAAGCAGTGGCTCAGGTGGATTGAGTTGTTCCCTTTGATTGAAAAGGTTCGCATACCACGATGCTATTTGGGGAACATGGCTTCTTCAGCATATGAATCGATACAGTTACATGTTTTCACTGACGCTGGGGAAGATGCCTACGGCTGCGTAGCTTACTTTAGGTTCGTATGTGAGGGATCCATACACTGTTCTTTCGTCGAAGCAAAGGCAAAAGTCTCTCCGTTACAACACATGTCAGTTCCAAGGAAGGAGCTACAAGCTGCAGAACTCGGCACGCGATTAGCAAAATCGATAAGTGAGACACATTCCTTTTCCATAACCCAAAGGGTCATGTGGACTGATTCACGCGCTGTTTATTCATGGGTCAGATCCGATCGAAGAAAGTACAAAGAATTTGTTGCTCATCGTGTTGGACAAATATTATCTATCACTAATCCAGAAGACTGGCGTTGGGTGCCAACAAGAAGTAATCCAGCCGATGATGTTACGAAGTGGGGAAAAGCAACTGAAGTCCACTCATGCAGTCGTTGGTTTAAAGGACCAGACTTTTTGTACGAAGCGGAAGAGTCTTGGCCCGAACAATGCCACACCCTGATCAACGTCGAAGAAGAGTTTCGTGCCCGAGTGTTATTCCACGAGATATTGTTACCAGAAGGATTATTTCATCGCATTGATCAAATATCTCGATGGAACGTCCTAGTTCGCATGGTTGCCACTGTATATCGTTATGTATCGAACTGCCGACGACTAGCCAAAGATTCCCCGATCGAAGCTTTACCGACAAACGAAGATGagtcaaaaaaatctaagattCCGTACATTGTTTCTCCACTTCGGCAGGAAGAATACATGTTAGCAGAGAACTGTTTATGGCGAATCGCTCAAAACGAAGAATACGGAGATGAAATCGTTATTTTGACTCGGAATCAGAAGTTGCCTGAGGAACGTAAGATACCACTTGAACGATCAAGCGCTTTGTACGATAAATCGCCATTTTTGGACGAGTATGGAGTAATACGTATGGAAGGCAGAACCGAAGCAGCAGAGTACATGACGTATGACTCAAAATTCCCAATAATTCTTCCTAAAAAACATCTAGTTACCAAGAAATTAGTCGAATATTTTCATCAACAATCAGCCCACGGAAGCCGAGAAATGGTAGTGAACGAGATACGACAGCGTTTTTATATAGGAAATGTGAGATCCTTGGTAGAAAAGGTTTCCCGCGAATGCTTGTGGTGTAAGATACAGAAAGCCAAACCTAGTATACCCCGAATGGCCCCTTTACCAAGACAGCGTATGGCAGCAGGAGCTGAACCATTTTCCTTCGTtggaattgattattttggacCTTTGGACGTTGCGGTTGGCAGAAGGCGCGAGAAACGTTGGGTTGCTTTGTTCACCTGTATGACCACGCGTGCA
- the LOC129742205 gene encoding protein ABHD13, with amino-acid sequence MAFRDWRIVRILTGIAMRIWAASGAALLAAFIMYIVYGGFFAFLLLLFAVSGILYHAQDNLLFHPDLPANSRIFVPVPSMHGLPYETIHVKTRDGVTLHCFWVRHPGDKGRYVPTIMYFHGNAGNMGHRLQNASGFFHTLQCNVLMVEYRGYGLSDGTPSEKGFFNDARVVLDHLLGRHDLDHSQIIAFGRSLGGAVSIDLAADAVYGTKLMGVIVENTFTSIPDMAVELIHPSVRYLPLFCYRNKFLSVHKIQFISAPILFVSGLADTLVPPRMMSMLHTRCGSTRKNLLQVVGGSHNDTWAVSG; translated from the exons ATGGCGTTCCGGGATTGGAGAATCGTCCGGATTCTCACGGGAATAGCAATGCGGATATGGGCAGCTAGTGGAGCAGCCTTGCTAGCCGCTTTTATTATGTACATAGTTTATGGAGGGTTCTTTGCTttcctgttgttgttgtttgctgTTTCCG gAATTCTTTACCACGCACAAGACAACCTTCTGTTTCATCCTGATTTGCCAGCCAACTCCCGTATCTTCGTTCCGGTTCCATCGATGCACGGCTTACCTTACGAAACGATTCATGTTAAAACGAGGGATGGCGTTACACTTCACTGTTTCTGGGTGCGCCATCCTGGGGACAAGGGTCGATACGTTCCGACAATTATGTATTTCCATGGCAATGCAGGCAACATGGGCCACCGATTGCAAAATGCCAGTGGTTTCTTTCACACGTTGCAGTGCAATGTGTTGATGGTGGAATATCGTGGCTACGGCCTATCCGATGGAACTCCCAGTGAAAAAGGGTTCTTCAATGACGCCCGTGTAGTTCTGGACCATTTGCTTGGTCGTCACGACCTCGACCATAGCCAAATTATTGCCTTCGGAAGATCACTAGGTGGAGCCGTCTCGATCGATCTGGCCGCTGATGCCGTTTACGGTACCAAGCTCATGGGAGTgattgtagaaaacactttcacAAGCATTCCGGACATGGCAGTAGAATTAATCCATCCGAGCGTGCGTTATCTGCCACTGTTTTGTTATCGTAACAAGTTTCTCTCGGTGCATAAGATTCAGTTCATCTCGGCACCGATTCTTTTTGTATCCGGCCTAGCAGATACTTTAGTGCCTCCGAGGATGATGTCGATGTTACACACTCGCTGCGGCAGTACCCGGAAAAATTTGCTGCAAGTAGTCGGAGGATCCCACAATGACACGTGGGCTGTTAGCGGGTGA